Proteins from one Pseudomonas bijieensis genomic window:
- the holA gene encoding DNA polymerase III subunit delta gives MKLAPAQLGKHLQGALAPVYIISGDDPLLCQEAADAIRSAARQQGFDERQVFAADASFDWGTLLQAGASMSLFAEKRLLELRLPSGKPGDKGAAALIEYCSRPAEDTVLLISLPKLDGSAQKTKWGKALVEGPQTQFVQIWPVDVSQLPSWIRQRLSQAGLSASQDAVELIAARVEGNLLAAAQEIEKLKLMAEGGQITVETVQAAVADSARFDVFGLTDAILNGEAAHALRMLEGLRGEGVEPPVILWALARELRLLANLSLQYSQGVPLDKAFSQARPPVWDKRKPLMSKALQRYSAPRWAQLLLEAQRIDAQIKGQAAGSPWMSLSRLSLLMAGQRLPLPAE, from the coding sequence ATGAAGCTCGCTCCCGCTCAACTCGGCAAACACCTGCAAGGCGCCCTCGCGCCGGTCTACATCATCAGTGGCGATGACCCACTGCTGTGCCAGGAAGCCGCCGACGCCATCCGTTCTGCGGCACGCCAGCAAGGTTTCGATGAACGCCAGGTATTCGCCGCCGACGCCAGTTTCGACTGGGGCACGCTGCTGCAAGCCGGGGCGAGCATGTCGTTGTTCGCCGAAAAACGCCTGCTGGAACTGCGTCTGCCCTCCGGCAAACCCGGTGACAAGGGTGCCGCCGCGCTGATCGAATACTGCTCGCGCCCCGCCGAAGACACGGTGCTGCTGATCAGCTTGCCGAAACTCGACGGTAGCGCGCAGAAGACCAAATGGGGCAAGGCCCTGGTCGAAGGGCCGCAAACCCAGTTCGTGCAGATCTGGCCGGTGGATGTCAGCCAGTTGCCCAGCTGGATCCGCCAGCGCCTGTCCCAGGCCGGCCTCTCGGCCAGCCAGGACGCGGTGGAGCTGATCGCCGCCCGGGTCGAAGGCAACCTGCTGGCCGCCGCCCAGGAAATCGAAAAGCTCAAACTAATGGCCGAAGGTGGGCAGATCACCGTGGAAACGGTGCAGGCTGCCGTGGCCGACAGCGCGCGCTTCGATGTCTTCGGGCTGACCGATGCGATCCTCAACGGCGAAGCCGCCCATGCCCTGCGCATGCTCGAAGGTCTACGGGGCGAAGGCGTCGAGCCGCCGGTGATCCTCTGGGCCCTGGCCCGGGAGTTGCGCCTGCTGGCCAACCTGTCCCTGCAATACAGCCAGGGTGTACCGCTGGACAAAGCCTTCAGCCAGGCCCGCCCGCCCGTCTGGGACAAACGCAAACCGCTGATGAGCAAGGCCCTGCAACGCTACTCCGCACCGCGCTGGGCGCAATTGCTACTCGAGGCCCAGCGTATCGATGCGCAGATCAAGGGCCAGGCCGCTGGCTCGCCATGGATGAGCCTCAGTCGGTTGTCGCTGTTGATGGCTGGGCAGCGACTGCCTTTGCCCGCTGAGTAG
- the lptE gene encoding LPS assembly lipoprotein LptE, whose product MIKRNLLVVGLAVLLSACGFQLRGTGTTELAIKELDLSARDAYGDTVKMLRDNLESSGVKVYSGAPYKLVLTREQQSQRSLSYAGAGRSAEYELNNVLSYEIRGHNDLVLMDDKLQVQKVYLHDGNNITGSDQESIEVRGEMRRELIQRMMLRLQQLSPAQLEQLQQTADARAKAEADALEAARKAEAETPQQSPMQIPAE is encoded by the coding sequence ATGATCAAACGTAATCTGCTGGTAGTGGGCCTGGCGGTCCTGTTGAGCGCCTGCGGCTTCCAACTGCGCGGCACCGGCACCACCGAGCTGGCGATCAAGGAACTGGACCTCAGCGCACGGGACGCCTATGGCGACACCGTTAAAATGCTGCGCGACAACCTGGAAAGCAGCGGCGTGAAAGTCTACAGCGGCGCCCCGTACAAGCTCGTATTGACTCGCGAACAGCAAAGCCAGCGCAGCCTGAGCTATGCCGGCGCTGGTCGTTCGGCCGAGTACGAACTGAACAACGTGCTGAGCTATGAGATTCGCGGCCATAACGACCTGGTGCTGATGGACGACAAACTGCAAGTGCAGAAGGTCTACCTGCACGACGGCAACAACATCACCGGTTCCGACCAGGAGTCCATCGAAGTGCGCGGCGAAATGCGCCGTGAACTCATACAGCGCATGATGCTGCGTCTGCAACAACTGAGCCCGGCCCAGTTGGAGCAACTGCAACAGACTGCCGATGCTCGCGCCAAGGCCGAAGCCGATGCGCTGGAAGCGGCACGCAAGGCTGAAGCGGAAACCCCGCAACAGTCGCCAATGCAGATCCCGGCTGAATAA
- a CDS encoding lytic murein transglycosylase, whose protein sequence is MPFCLSHRWPLRQMIVAASVVLLVACAEKPTAADAQPLQTAPAVTAPAIVPPVVPTGDELTIAPTQTFAEWQAGFRKEALAAGIRGDLFDRAFIGVSPDMSVIKADRSQPEFTRPVWEYLDGALSPLRVNKGKSLIQQNAQVLQSIEQRYGVDREALVAVWGMESNFGQFQGTKSVINSLATLAYEGRRPGFAHAQLIAALQILQQGDITPEKMLGSWAGAMGQTQFIPTTYNTHAVDFDGDGRRDIWGSSTDALASTAHYLQSSGWQRGQPWGFEVSLSEGFDYTLADGTIRKPVSEWMRLGVSEYGGLPTAPDQAQLSAALLLPAGHRGPAFLIFDNFRAILKYNNSSSYALAVGLLSQRFSGAGLVYGQWPKEDLPLSRSERIELQTLLGKHNYDAGNPDGIIGANTRKAIRSAQQSFGWPADGYPTHQLLEALRSR, encoded by the coding sequence ATGCCCTTCTGTCTTTCCCATCGTTGGCCATTGCGCCAAATGATTGTTGCCGCAAGCGTTGTCCTGCTTGTCGCCTGCGCCGAAAAACCCACTGCCGCCGACGCCCAACCACTCCAGACCGCCCCTGCCGTGACCGCTCCGGCCATCGTGCCACCCGTGGTGCCGACCGGTGACGAGCTGACCATTGCGCCCACCCAGACCTTCGCCGAATGGCAGGCCGGGTTTCGCAAGGAGGCACTGGCCGCCGGGATCCGTGGCGATCTGTTCGACCGTGCATTTATCGGCGTCAGCCCGGACATGAGCGTGATCAAGGCCGATCGCAGCCAGCCGGAGTTCACCCGCCCGGTGTGGGAATACCTCGATGGCGCGTTGTCGCCACTGCGAGTCAACAAGGGCAAGAGCCTGATTCAACAGAACGCCCAGGTCCTGCAAAGCATCGAGCAGCGTTATGGCGTCGATCGCGAGGCGCTGGTGGCGGTGTGGGGTATGGAGAGCAACTTTGGTCAGTTCCAAGGCACCAAGTCGGTGATCAATTCCCTGGCGACCCTCGCCTACGAAGGACGACGCCCGGGCTTTGCCCATGCGCAACTGATCGCGGCCCTGCAGATCCTGCAACAAGGCGACATCACACCGGAAAAAATGCTCGGGTCGTGGGCCGGCGCCATGGGCCAGACCCAGTTCATTCCCACCACGTACAACACCCATGCGGTGGATTTCGACGGCGACGGTCGCCGCGACATCTGGGGCAGCTCCACCGATGCCCTGGCCTCGACCGCCCATTACCTGCAAAGCTCCGGCTGGCAACGCGGCCAGCCGTGGGGCTTCGAGGTCTCGCTCAGTGAAGGCTTCGACTACACGCTGGCCGATGGCACGATCCGCAAGCCCGTTTCCGAATGGATGCGGCTGGGCGTTTCAGAATATGGCGGCCTGCCGACAGCCCCCGATCAAGCACAGCTATCGGCGGCCCTGCTGTTGCCAGCCGGCCATCGCGGCCCGGCGTTCCTGATCTTCGATAACTTCCGCGCCATTCTCAAGTACAACAACTCATCCTCCTACGCCCTGGCGGTTGGCTTGTTGTCACAGCGCTTCAGCGGTGCAGGGTTGGTCTACGGCCAGTGGCCAAAAGAAGATCTGCCCCTGAGCCGCAGCGAACGCATCGAACTGCAGACCCTGCTGGGCAAGCACAACTACGACGCGGGCAACCCCGACGGCATCATCGGCGCCAACACCCGCAAAGCCATCCGCAGCGCCCAGCAGTCGTTCGGCTGGCCGGCGGATGGGTATCCGACGCACCAGTTGCTGGAGGCGTTGCGTAGCCGCTGA
- the leuS gene encoding leucine--tRNA ligase, with amino-acid sequence MHEHYQPREIEAAAQSFWDEQKSFEVSEQPGKETYYCLSMFPYPSGKLHMGHVRNYTIGDVISRYQRMQGKNVLQPMGWDAFGMPAENAAMKNNVAPAKWTYENIAYMKTQLRSLGLAVDWSREVTTCKPEYYRWEQWLFTRLFEKGVIYRKNGTVNWDPVDQTVLANEQVIDGRGWRSGALIEKREIPMYYFKITAYADELLESLDELTGWPEQVKTMQRNWIGKSRGMEVQFPYDVASIGEAGALKVFTTRPDTLMGATYVAVAAEHPLATLAARNNPELQAFIAECKGGSVAEADVATQEKKGLPTSLFVEHPLTGEKLPVWVANYVLMHYGDGAVMAVPAHDERDFEFAHKYNLPVKAVVRTSAGDQTPAPWQDAYGEHGELINSGEFDGLDFPGAFDAIEVALIKKNLGASRTQFRLRDWGISRQRYWGCPIPIVHCDTCGDVPVPEDQLPVVLPEDVVPDGAGSPLARMPEFYECSCPKCGAPAKRETDTMDTFVESSWYYARYASPHYEGGLVEKSAADHWLPVDQYIGGIEHAILHLLYARFFHKLMRDEGLVSSNEPFKNLLTQGMVIAETYYRREANGAYTWFNPSDVELERDSKAKVISAKLIADGLPVEIGGTEKMAKSKNNGVDPQSMIDQFGADTCRLFMMFASPPDMSAEWSDSGVEGSHRFLKRVWRLAQAHVTQGLPGKLDISRLNDEQKAIRRSIHLAIKQASHDVGQNHKFNTAIAQVMTLMNVLEKAAQGTEQDRALVHEGLEAVTLLLAPITPHISHELWNRLGHADPVIDASWPVVDETALVQDSLTLVIQVNGKLRGQIEMPAAATREEVGAAARANDNVLRFVDGLTIRKVIVVPGKLVNIVAS; translated from the coding sequence ATGCACGAACACTACCAGCCCCGTGAAATCGAAGCCGCCGCCCAGTCGTTCTGGGACGAGCAAAAGTCCTTTGAAGTCAGTGAACAGCCAGGCAAGGAGACTTACTACTGCCTGTCGATGTTCCCTTACCCCAGCGGCAAGCTACACATGGGGCACGTGCGCAACTACACCATCGGCGACGTGATCTCCCGCTACCAGCGCATGCAAGGCAAGAACGTCCTGCAACCCATGGGTTGGGACGCCTTCGGCATGCCGGCGGAAAACGCCGCGATGAAGAACAACGTGGCCCCCGCCAAGTGGACCTACGAAAACATCGCCTACATGAAGACCCAGCTGCGCAGCCTGGGCCTGGCGGTGGACTGGTCCCGCGAGGTCACCACCTGCAAGCCCGAGTACTACCGCTGGGAACAATGGCTGTTCACCCGCCTGTTCGAAAAAGGCGTGATCTACCGCAAGAACGGCACCGTGAACTGGGACCCGGTGGACCAGACCGTACTGGCCAACGAGCAGGTGATCGACGGTCGCGGCTGGCGTTCCGGCGCGCTGATCGAAAAGCGCGAAATCCCTATGTACTACTTCAAGATCACCGCCTATGCGGATGAACTCCTGGAGAGCCTCGACGAACTGACTGGTTGGCCTGAACAGGTCAAGACCATGCAGCGCAACTGGATCGGCAAGTCCCGGGGCATGGAAGTGCAGTTCCCCTACGACGTCGCCTCCATTGGCGAAGCCGGCGCCCTGAAAGTCTTCACCACCCGTCCGGACACGCTGATGGGGGCCACCTATGTGGCCGTGGCCGCCGAGCACCCGCTGGCGACCCTGGCCGCCCGCAACAACCCCGAGCTGCAAGCGTTCATCGCCGAATGCAAGGGCGGTAGCGTTGCCGAAGCCGACGTCGCCACCCAGGAAAAGAAAGGCCTGCCAACCTCGCTGTTCGTCGAGCATCCGCTCACCGGCGAGAAACTGCCGGTATGGGTCGCCAACTACGTGCTGATGCACTATGGCGACGGTGCGGTCATGGCCGTGCCGGCCCACGACGAGCGCGATTTCGAATTCGCCCACAAGTACAACCTGCCGGTCAAAGCCGTCGTGCGCACCAGCGCCGGTGACCAGACCCCGGCTCCTTGGCAGGACGCCTACGGCGAACACGGCGAGCTGATCAACTCCGGCGAATTCGACGGCCTGGATTTCCCCGGCGCGTTCGATGCCATCGAAGTGGCCCTGATCAAGAAAAACCTCGGCGCCTCGCGCACCCAGTTCCGCCTGCGGGACTGGGGCATCAGCCGCCAGCGTTACTGGGGCTGCCCGATCCCGATCGTGCATTGCGACACCTGCGGTGACGTACCGGTGCCGGAAGACCAACTGCCCGTGGTCCTGCCGGAAGACGTCGTACCCGACGGCGCCGGTTCGCCCCTGGCACGCATGCCTGAGTTCTATGAATGCAGCTGCCCGAAATGCGGCGCACCGGCCAAGCGTGAAACCGACACCATGGACACCTTCGTCGAGTCCTCGTGGTACTACGCCCGCTACGCCTCACCGCACTATGAAGGTGGCCTGGTGGAGAAATCCGCGGCTGACCACTGGTTGCCGGTGGATCAATATATCGGCGGTATCGAACACGCCATTCTCCACCTGCTCTACGCGCGCTTCTTCCACAAGCTGATGCGTGACGAAGGCCTGGTGAGTTCCAACGAACCGTTCAAGAACCTGCTGACCCAGGGCATGGTGATCGCCGAGACTTACTATCGTCGCGAAGCCAACGGCGCCTACACCTGGTTCAACCCGAGCGACGTCGAACTCGAACGCGACAGCAAAGCCAAGGTGATCAGTGCCAAGCTGATCGCCGACGGCCTGCCGGTGGAAATCGGCGGCACCGAGAAGATGGCCAAGTCGAAGAACAACGGCGTTGACCCGCAATCGATGATCGACCAGTTCGGCGCCGACACCTGCCGCCTGTTCATGATGTTCGCCTCGCCACCTGACATGAGCGCAGAGTGGTCCGACTCGGGCGTCGAGGGCTCGCACCGCTTCCTCAAGCGTGTCTGGCGCCTGGCGCAAGCCCACGTCACCCAGGGCCTGCCGGGCAAACTGGACATCAGCCGCCTGAACGACGAACAGAAAGCCATTCGTCGCTCGATCCACCTGGCCATCAAGCAGGCCAGCCATGACGTCGGCCAGAACCACAAATTCAACACCGCCATCGCCCAGGTGATGACGCTGATGAACGTGCTGGAAAAAGCCGCGCAAGGCACCGAGCAGGATCGCGCACTGGTTCACGAAGGCCTGGAAGCCGTGACCTTGCTGCTGGCGCCAATCACACCGCACATCAGCCACGAGCTGTGGAATCGCCTGGGTCACGCCGACCCGGTGATCGACGCCAGCTGGCCGGTGGTGGACGAAACCGCGCTGGTGCAGGACAGCTTGACCCTGGTCATCCAGGTCAACGGCAAGCTGCGCGGCCAGATCGAAATGCCGGCCGCCGCCACGCGTGAAGAAGTCGGAGCCGCTGCGCGGGCCAATGACAACGTACTGCGCTTTGTCGATGGCCTGACGATCCGCAAAGTGATCGTCGTGCCCGGCAAGCTGGTCAACATCGTCGCAAGCTAA
- a CDS encoding LD-carboxypeptidase: MAHTLTPHHPVPALPPEGLIAVIAPAGPAPLDTDKAIQWMRARGHELRIFPGVYEKDNYLAGSDEVRLNDLHAAFADPEVKAIICLRGGYGTPRLLDRIDFDLLRRNPKPFIGYSDITALHLAISRYAGFVTFHGPLLNADLLGNKEPPTVTSFFSLLHGQLKAGSTLDHPAAYPLTTVEPGIAHGRLLGGNLSIIAATMGTPYQIDADGVILFIEDVNEPLYRIDRLLTQLRLAGTLHKLRGVLVGDVAGVDVEALNRLLKQTFEPLRIPVLSGWRSGHCDPNLTLPMGALVTLDAGEKRLVLEQDVVVSR; encoded by the coding sequence ATGGCCCACACCTTAACCCCCCATCACCCCGTCCCGGCACTCCCGCCAGAAGGCCTGATCGCCGTGATCGCCCCCGCCGGCCCCGCCCCGCTGGACACGGACAAAGCCATCCAATGGATGCGCGCAAGGGGTCATGAGCTGCGAATATTCCCAGGCGTCTACGAAAAGGACAACTACCTGGCCGGCAGCGACGAAGTTCGTCTCAACGACCTGCACGCCGCCTTCGCCGACCCAGAAGTCAAAGCCATCATCTGCCTGCGCGGCGGCTACGGCACGCCCCGCCTGCTGGACCGCATCGACTTCGACCTCCTGCGACGCAACCCCAAGCCATTCATCGGCTACAGCGACATCACCGCCCTACATCTGGCCATCAGCCGTTACGCAGGCTTCGTCACCTTCCACGGACCTTTGCTCAACGCCGATCTGCTGGGCAACAAGGAGCCCCCAACCGTCACCTCGTTTTTCAGCCTGCTGCATGGGCAGTTGAAGGCCGGTAGTACACTGGACCATCCCGCCGCATATCCATTGACCACCGTCGAGCCGGGCATTGCCCACGGGCGTCTGCTGGGGGGCAACCTGTCGATCATCGCCGCGACCATGGGCACGCCTTATCAGATCGATGCCGACGGGGTGATCCTGTTCATCGAAGACGTCAACGAGCCGCTGTATCGTATCGACCGGCTGCTGACCCAACTACGCTTGGCCGGCACGTTGCACAAGCTACGCGGCGTGTTGGTGGGGGATGTGGCTGGGGTCGATGTCGAGGCGTTGAACCGCTTGCTCAAGCAGACCTTCGAGCCATTGCGCATTCCGGTGTTGTCGGGCTGGCGCAGTGGGCATTGCGATCCGAACCTGACGTTGCCCATGGGGGCATTGGTGACGTTGGATGCGGGGGAGAAGAGGTTGGTGTTGGAGCAGGATGTGGTAGTCAGTCGCTAG
- the arfA gene encoding alternative ribosome rescue factor ArfA, protein MSKKPSRHGPNKAKSIVAQPLFRSRQERPTKGKGSYRREAFQSDNWEASCFLAA, encoded by the coding sequence ATGAGCAAAAAGCCATCCAGGCATGGCCCCAACAAGGCCAAGTCCATCGTCGCCCAACCCCTGTTCCGCAGCCGCCAGGAACGACCCACCAAGGGCAAGGGCAGCTACCGCCGTGAAGCCTTCCAGTCTGACAACTGGGAGGCTTCTTGCTTTCTGGCAGCTTGA